The DNA sequence TACGCTGACGATAGATCACATACTTCACTCCGAGCCTGTTGGCGTTCTCGATCAGGAACTCGGCGATCCGGTGGCCGAGCGCGATCTTGTCCGGCGTGGGCATGGCGCCGCCGGAGCTGAGCATGAAGTCGCAGGCGCGGCCGAGCGGATGCTCGCCGCCGTCGTTCACCGCGCGGAAGCAGCCGGGGGCGAACCCGGTCGGGAACCGCTCGGTGACCAGGTCGCGCATGAGCCGGGTGCGCGGGGTGATGTTGTCCGGGCCGTTCGGCAGCTCGGGGGCGAACCCGCCGCCGGGCAGCCGCCCCGGCGCGAGCGGCACGAGCCGGTCGAGCCGCTGCTTGATCCGGGCGATGAGCCGCTCGGCCCGCTTGCGCTCGGCGTTCACCTCGTCGGCCTGGTCGCGGATGCGCTCGGCGAGCCGGGTGGCCTGCTCGGCGGCCGTGCGTCGCTCCTGCTGCGCCGCCGCGTACCGGCCGAGCGCGGCGGTGCGCTGCGCGGCGAGGTGCTCGAGCACGGCGGCGTTCCCCAGGCCCGGGCCGAACAGCGCGTTCGGCAGGTCGAGCCCGCTGGTCTGATAGCGCAGGTTCGCCAGCTCGGCCACCTGCCGCGCGGCGGCCCGGTAGGCCTCCTCGGCGTCGCGCAGCCGCTCCCGCGCCGCCCGCTCCTCGGTGCGCGCCCGCTGCAGCTCGGCCCGCTTGCCGTTGTAGGTGCGGATCAGCCGGTCGAGCCGCCGCTCCAGGTCGGCGAGCTCCCGGCGCAGCTCGGCGACGCTCGCCGTGGAGCCGGCCTTGGACGTGGACTCGGGCTTGGGCTCGGCCGTCGCGGCCGCGGGAGCGGGGCCGATCGCGACGGCGACGAGCACGGCCGCGCACCAGAACAGAACACAGCGGAACACGGCACGCAGGACGGTTCACCCCTCCATCGAACGGTCAGACGAGGTCAACGCCGATGGATGGTACTGGTAAAGAAGCGTGCTCGTGTGGCGAAGTCGAGATCCTGTGGATATCCGGTTGTTATGATCACCGCTTCCGCCAGGCGGAGATGATCAGCGACCGGCCGGATCCGGCGCCCGGTCCACGCGTTCCGCCGCCTCCCGGAGCATGCGCGCCGCCCGCTCGGGCGCGATGTCGTTGACGAACGCGCCCATCGCCGACTCCGAGCCCGCGAGGTACTTCAGCTTCTCCGGCGCCCGCCGGATGCTGAACAGCTGAAGGTGCAGGTAGGCGAGGTCCCGCCCGGTGCGCACCGGTGCCTGGTGCCAGGCCGCCACGTACGGCATGCGCACCCCGAACAGCGCGTCGAACCGGCGCAGCACGTCGGTGTAGAGGGGACCGAACGCGGCCCGCTCCGCGGGCTCCAGCTCGGTCAGGTCCGCCACCCGCCGGTGCGGATAGAGGTGGACCTCGAACGGCCAGCGGGCCGCCGCCGGCACGAACGCGGTCCAGTGCCGGTTCTCCGCCACCACCCGGATCCCGGCCTCCCGCTCGGCGGCGAGCACGTCCGCGAAGAGGTTGCCGCCGGTGCGCTCCCGGTGCCGCTCGGCCGCGGCGAGCATGCGCCGCGTGCGCGGGGTGACGTACGGGTAGGCGTAGATCTGCCCGTGCGGGTGGGTGAGCGTGATGCCGATCTCCGCGCCCCGGTTCTCGAAGCAGAACACCTGCTCCACGCCCGGCAGCGCGCCGAGCGCCGCGGTGCGGTCCGCCCACGCCTCGAGCACGAGCTCCACCCGCTCGGGGGACAGCGAGGAGAACGACGCGTCGTGGTCGGAGGTGAAGCACACCACCTCGCACCGCCCCACGCCGGGCCGTACCCGGCTCAGCCCGCCGACCTGCTCATACTCGACCGGGGTGAAGCTGAACGAGGGGAAGCGGTTCTCGAACACGACCACGTCGTAGTCGGGCGCCGGGATCTCCGTGGCCCGGCCCGGCCGCGACGGGCACAGCGGGCACTCGTCGGCGGGCGGCAGGAAGGTGCGGTTCTGCCGGTGCCCGGCGATCGCCACCCACTCCTCGGTGAGCGGGTCGTAGCGCAGCTCGGACGCGGGCGGCCGGGGCGGCAGCGTGCGGGTGTCCGGCACGTCGCGCACCCCGTCCGGGGTGGCGTCGAAGTAGATCAGCTCGCGGCCGTCGGCGAGCCGGGTCGAGGTACGGCGGGCCGTCCGCACCACCGGGCCCGGCGTGCCGGCCCGCGTGCCCGGCTGCGTGCTCAGCGGCGTGTCCATCGGTGCGGTCACCGCGCCACCGCCTCGCGCCGCGGCACCGGGTCGACGAGGATCAGCTCGCCCACCCGGGCCTCCAGCTCGGACCGCGCGTCCTCGGCGAGGCCGGTGTCGCAGACCACCGCGTTCGCCTCCTCCAGCGCGGCGATCGAGCTGATCCCGATCGTGCCCCACTTGGTGTGGTCGGCGAGCACGACCAGCTGCTGGGCGGAGGCGACCAGCTCGCGGTCGGTCTCGGCCTCCAGCAGGTT is a window from the Thermopolyspora flexuosa genome containing:
- the galT gene encoding galactose-1-phosphate uridylyltransferase, whose protein sequence is MTAPMDTPLSTQPGTRAGTPGPVVRTARRTSTRLADGRELIYFDATPDGVRDVPDTRTLPPRPPASELRYDPLTEEWVAIAGHRQNRTFLPPADECPLCPSRPGRATEIPAPDYDVVVFENRFPSFSFTPVEYEQVGGLSRVRPGVGRCEVVCFTSDHDASFSSLSPERVELVLEAWADRTAALGALPGVEQVFCFENRGAEIGITLTHPHGQIYAYPYVTPRTRRMLAAAERHRERTGGNLFADVLAAEREAGIRVVAENRHWTAFVPAAARWPFEVHLYPHRRVADLTELEPAERAAFGPLYTDVLRRFDALFGVRMPYVAAWHQAPVRTGRDLAYLHLQLFSIRRAPEKLKYLAGSESAMGAFVNDIAPERAARMLREAAERVDRAPDPAGR